The Anopheles coluzzii chromosome 2, AcolN3, whole genome shotgun sequence genome window below encodes:
- the LOC120951864 gene encoding cytoplasmic tRNA 2-thiolation protein 1: MQYKNSFTLHRGVGISLGASYVTMPVPCGSSCGRNAFMRRPKTGDTLCKECFFLAFETEIHNTIQQEQLFRPGEKVAIAASGGKDSTVLAHVMNLLNKRYNYGLDLVLLSIDEGITGYRDDSLKTVAQNRDDYGMPLRVLSYQELYGWTMDRIVAEIGRSNNCTFCGVFRRQALDRGARLMEVDCVATGHNADDIAETVIMNILRGDTARLRRCCDIKTGSKEADTIPRVKPLKYSYEKEIVMYAHFKKLVYFSTECVFAPNAYRGHARAFLKDLEKVRPSAIMDIIHAGEQLQIKGTVKKPVRGVCGRCGFVSSQQPCKACVLLEGLNRGLPKLGIGKKSKGERMVALQDQQLREKAHLVKNDF, from the exons atgcAGTACAAAAACAGTTTCACGTTGCATAGGGGGGTAGGAATCTCACTCGGTGCTTCTTATGT CACAATGCCAGTCCCCTGTGGAAGTAGCTGTGGTCGCAATGCTTTCATGCGG CGACCAAAAACGGGCGATACGCTCTGCAAGGAATGTTTCTTCCTTGCGTTCGAGACGGAAATACACAACACCATCCAGCAGGAGCAGCTGTTCCGGCCGGGCGAAAAGGTAGCGATAGCGGCCAGCGGCGGAAAGGACAGCACCGTGCTGGCGCACGTGATGAACCTGTTGAACAAGCGCTACAACTACGGCCTAGATCTGGTGCTGCTGTCCATCGACGAGGGAATCACCGGGTACCGGGACGACAGCCTGAAAACGGTGGCCCAAAACCGGGACGACTATGGCATGCCGTTGCGCGTACTATCATACCAGGAGCTGTACGGGTGGACGATGGATCGCATAGTGGCGGAGATAGGCCGCAGCAACAATTGCACTTTCTGCGGCGTGTTCCGCCGGCAGGCGCTTGATCGTGGCGCACGCCTGATGGAGGTCGACTGTGTGGCTACGGGCCACAATGCGGACGACATTGCGGAAACCGTCATCATGAACATCCTACGCGGCGATACGGCACGATTGCGACGCTGCTGCGATATCAAAACGGGATCCAAAGAGGCGGACACGATCCCTCGGGTGAAACCGCTTAAGTATAGCTACGAGAAAGAGATCGTGATGTACGCACACTTCAAGAAGCTGGTCTACTTCTCGACCGAATGTGTCTTTGCTCCGAACGCATACCGGGGCCATGCGCGGGCGTTTTTGAAGGATCTGGAAAAGGTGCGCCCATCGGCCATCATGGACATCATTCATGCCGGCGAGCAGCTGCAAATCAAGGGCACGGTGAAGAAGCCTGTCCGCGGGGTGTGTGGCCGGTGCGGGTTCGTCTCGTCCCAGCAGCCGTGCAAGgcgtgtgtgctgctggaagggctAAACCGTGGATTGCCCAAGTTAGGCATCGGGAAGAAGTCGAAGGGCGAACGGATGGTGGCACTGCAGGACCAGCAGCTGCGCGAAAAGGCACATCTTGTAAAGAATGATTTTTGA